One Prunus dulcis chromosome 7, ALMONDv2, whole genome shotgun sequence DNA segment encodes these proteins:
- the LOC117634110 gene encoding ribosome production factor 2 homolog → MLTVKTPQKGKARRELEKRAPKIVETGKKTLILHGRKTSNVVNSVLSDLYHLKKDSAVKFSRRNEDISPFESGGETSLEFFSQKTDCSIFVFGSHSKKRPDNLVIGRTYDHHIYDLVEVGVENYKRMESFTYDKKLAPRVGSKPFICFIGEGFENAGELKHLKEVLLDLLRGEVVEKLNLAGLDRVYVCTAISSNKVVLTLCALRLKKSGTVVPRMELVEVGPSMDLVVRRHRLPNESLRKEAMREAKNQPRKDKNIKQDTLRGKVGKINIPNQKIGDTVYYHTKVGDTFVPSKTKGVKRERREARMKHESNERAPKFQDMLVPKKSKKAKRERREAGTSEEGNEHASKRQEEGAE, encoded by the exons ATGTTGACAGTGAAAACTCCACAGAAAGGAAAGGCCAGAAGGGAGCTAGAGAAACGCGCCCCAAAGATC GTTGAGACCGGGAAGAAGACGCTGATACTTCACGGCAGAAAGACGAGCAATGTGGTGAATTCGGTATTGTCTGACCTTTATCATTTGAAGAAGGACAGTGCTGTGAAATTCAGCCGCAGAAATGAGGATATTAGCCCTTTTGAAAGTGGCGGTGAAACTTCCCTCGAGttcttttctcaaaaaacCGATTGCAGCATTTTCGTT TTTGGTTCTCACTCAAAGAAACGGCCTGACAATCTTGTAATAGGGAGAACTTATGATCACCATATATATGATCTTGTGGAGGTTGGGGTTGAAAATTATAAACGCATGGAATCATTTACATATGACAAGAAACTAGCACCACGTGTGGGATCGAAACCTTTCATTTGCTTTATAGGAGAAGGATTTGAGAATGCAGGAGAGCTGAAACATTTGAAGGAAGTTTTGCTTGATCTGTTGCGAGGAGAG GTTGTAGAGAAATTAAATCTTGCTGGTTTAGATCGTGTATATGTATGTACAGCTATATCTTCAAACAAAGTGGTCCTTACTCTTTGTGCGCTGCGACTGAAAAAGTCTGGTACAGTAGTTCCAAGAATGGAACTTGTTGAAGTTGGCCCCTCCATGGATTTAGTAGTTCGTCGGCATCGTCTTCCTAATGAAAGCCTAAGGAAAGAAGCAATGAGAGAAGCCAAAAATCAGCCTAGGAAG gacaaaaatattaaacagGACACACTGCGTGGCAAGGTTGGGAAAATCAACATCCCGAACCAAAAG ATTGGAGACACGGTGTATTATCACACAAAGGTTGGAGACACATTTGTGCCTAGCAAAACCAAGGGAGTTAAAAGGGAGCGCCGTGAGGCTAGAATGAAACACGAGAGTAATGAGCGTGCACCAAAATTTCAAGACATGCTTGTGCCTAAGAAATCTAAAAAAGCTAAAAGGGAACGCCGTGAAGCTGGAACGAGTGAGGAGGGTAATGAGCATGCATCGAAAAGGCAGGAGGAGGGTGCTGAGTAA
- the LOC117634109 gene encoding heat stress transcription factor A-3, whose translation MNPKDECYPKSPPTSAELDPENPLRPEMSEPLLGSQSIPSFSSPLMEFEAFCALNPSESSWSSGAFEFDEKAPTATYSFMDAGGAEHVAVPQPLECLQDSPVPPFLSKTFDLVDDPSLDSIISWGSGGNSFVVWDPLEFSRLVLPRNFKHNNFSSFVRQLNTYGFRKVDTDKWEFANEAFKRGKRHLLKKIQRRKSPQSLQVGPSAEAGRSGLEGDIETLRKERSMLMQEVDDLQQQQRGTVHHMKVVNERLQYAEQRQKQMVSFLSKLLQNPAFLARLQQKTGQKGIDSPRMKRKFVKQHQHELGKSDSCIQGQIVKYQPAWRNLSAVPDVNPVVPIEQSPDNLSQVMAGKLGLVAESKPYQFVDVASDELNLSAEPAVTLGFIKTPEQEGEGASSMGAEDPFQKGKSVLSPQQELNPEYYVSFQEDFGKNKMFPELFSPGIDGMIKQEDIWSMGFDVSAGMSSSSNELWSNTVNYDVPEIGVTSGLLDIWDIGPLHAAGGSGIDKWPADESAFDEPDSQAGQLKVDTSKRIDP comes from the exons ATGAACCCAAAAGACGAGTGCTACCCAAAGTCTCCACCTACTTCAGCTGAATTGGACCCGGAGAATCCGCTTCGACCCGAAATGTCAGAACCGTTGCTGGGTTCTCAGTCAATTCCTTCGTTTAGTTCTCCTCTGATGGAATTTGAAGCCTTTTGTGCTCTAAACCCATCGGAGTCTTCTTGGTCCTCTGGTGCTTTCGAGTTTGATGAGAAAGCTCCAACTGCAACGTATTCGTTTATGGACGCTGGTGGCGCGGAGCACGTGGCCGTCCCGCAGCCTCTTGAATGTCTACAGGACAGTCCGGTTCCGCCGTTTCTGTCCAAGACTTTCGATCTGGTCGACGACCCGTCGCTTGATTCCATCATATCGTGGGGTTCCGGCGGCAACAGCTTCGTGGTGTGGGACCCATTGGAGTTTTCCAGGCTCGTCTTGCCGAGGAATTTCAAGCACAACAATTTCTCAAGTTTTGTCCGGCAACTTAATACTTAT GGGTTTCGCAAGGTTGATACGGATAAGTGGGAGTTTGCGAATGAAGCTTTCAAAAGGGGCAAAAGACATTTGTTGAAGAAGATCCAGAGGCGCAAGTCACCTCAATCACTGCAGGTTGGGCCTTCTGCTGAAGCAGGGAGGTCCGGACTGGAAGGTGACATTGAGACTTTGAGGAAAGAGAGAAGTATGTTAATGCAGGAAGTTGATGATCTGCAGCAGCAACAGCGGGGTACAGTTCACCATATGAAAGTAGTGAACGAGAGGCTTCAGTATGCGGAGCAGAGACAGAAGCAGATGGTTTCTTTCTTGTCCAAGTTGCTTCAAAACCCAGCATTCTTAGCCCGCCTTCAACAGAAGACAGGACAGAAAGGTATAGACTCTCCAAGGATGAAGAGGAAATTTGTTAAGCAGCATCAGCATGAACTAGGTAAATCAGATTCTTGTATACAAGGGCAGATTGTGAAGTACCAACCTGCTTGGAGAAATCTCTCTGCAGTCCCAGATGTGAATCCAGTAGTTCCTATTGAACAATCTCCTGATAATCTTTCACAAGTTATGGCAGGAAAACTGGGTTTGGTTGCAGAAAGCAAGCCATATCAATTTGTGGATGTAGCATCAGATGAGTTAAATTTATCAGCTGAACCAGCAGTAACGCTAGGGTTTATCAAAACACCAGAGCAAGAAGGAGAAGGGGCGTCAAGCATGGGAGCTGAAGATCCATTTCAAAAAGGGAAGAGTGTTCTGAGCCCACAACAGGAGCTTAATCCCGAGTATTATGTCTCTTTCCAGGAGGATTTTGGGAAGAATAAGATGTTTCCGGAACTTTTCTCTCCAGGGATCGATGGCATGATTAAACAAGAAGATATATGGAGCATGGGTTTTGATGTCAGTGCTGGTATGTCAAGTTCTAGCAATGAGTTATGGAGTAACACGGTCAACTATGATGTGCCAGAGATAGGAGTGACAAGCGGATTGTTAGATATCTGGGATATAGGTCCCCTGCATGCAGCAGGAGGGTCAGGCATTGATAAGTGGCCAGCTGATGAATCTGCATTTGATGAGCCTGATAGTCAAGCAGGCCAGCTGAAAGTCGATACATCTAAACGTATTGATCCATAG